One part of the Paraglaciecola sp. L3A3 genome encodes these proteins:
- a CDS encoding ABC transporter substrate-binding protein, with the protein MKKKVQILLLFLFYALPIGVTAETLISYCRNYSPELFFKNGRCSGAVPDLATDIFAKLGHDIVWIQQPPLGRSVREAKQGKVDLLIMHSMTPERQIFLHPVEYASPTRVLFFYKSPKFTSDIDSYEALKKVTLGAIRNVFYSPSFSKLDSHRLVLVDKTEQLLAMLELGRIDVAVTSAYHYIELFDGRFNKVSLKDSFINPMYISISKRSKAAKYYAKVSAIMLDYRKSGKVDKYFKKYGMPAPPQIFEKTLKAIDGKSQR; encoded by the coding sequence ATGAAAAAGAAGGTGCAAATATTGTTGCTGTTCCTTTTTTATGCTTTACCAATAGGTGTAACGGCAGAAACTTTAATATCCTATTGTCGAAATTATTCCCCAGAGTTGTTTTTTAAGAATGGGAGATGTTCAGGTGCCGTGCCTGATTTAGCTACAGATATTTTTGCCAAGCTTGGGCATGACATAGTATGGATACAACAACCGCCACTGGGACGATCAGTGAGAGAAGCCAAACAAGGCAAGGTTGATTTATTAATCATGCACTCGATGACCCCAGAAAGGCAGATATTTTTGCATCCTGTTGAATATGCTTCACCTACTAGAGTTTTATTTTTTTATAAGTCACCTAAATTTACATCTGATATTGACTCCTATGAAGCACTTAAAAAAGTCACTCTAGGCGCAATTCGAAATGTTTTTTATTCTCCATCTTTTTCAAAACTAGATAGTCATAGGCTTGTATTAGTTGATAAAACAGAACAACTTTTAGCTATGCTAGAGTTAGGCAGAATAGATGTTGCGGTAACTTCTGCTTATCATTATATAGAGCTATTTGATGGGCGTTTTAACAAGGTGTCGTTAAAAGATTCTTTTATAAATCCTATGTATATAAGCATATCCAAAAGATCAAAAGCGGCTAAGTACTACGCTAAGGTATCAGCTATAATGTTGGACTATCGTAAAAGCGGCAAAGTCGATAAATACTTTAAAAAATACGGTATGCCTGCTCCCCCACAAATTTTTGAAAAAACGTTAAAAGCAATAGATGGAAAAAGCCAAAGATAA
- a CDS encoding TonB-dependent receptor, protein MHNKTFKLKPIAAALVVSNFIAHAGYAQESSSAANPEPARAIENIIVTAEKRSESLQDLSQAVTAMTADDLDRKYISSFVDLSAVAPGVTVAKNEGFKTIISVRGVGNEANQNATANPSVSYHMDGIYIASPYALQTDFIDIDRIEVLRGPQGTLFGQNSTGGAINVINTLPNFTDIEGKADLTIGSYNLRKARGTVNVPISDDLAMRTSFSAVVQDGYTDNVYDGPSVTTPGETYVGEDLDNIDNMSFRTDWLFNATDDLSIRFLAQIFTGESNGAGIKGIDDPTPGNRNLSQDTESSYELDSEVYGLIAEWDAGLVTIKSLTSYQKDDITVVRDNDRHSFLTNPEIQISQFNPENNIQTTFTQEINVISNEPLFGKLDWLVGVFYLDTDIEITIREELDKGRDGFLDGYETSFPAVFGGDVGFISDSNPKRESISLYGQTTYPLSDDVRLITGLRYTHDEVKSTVSNFFATEPSFINPKTNDITGRLAVEWDLSKDVMTYASYTRGLKPGGSNLTFSVGDDALVKEAFEDETINAYEIGYKADLMNSMVRTNVAAFYYDYTNLQFQASDFNEFGSGVSNIPESEIYGVEFEMTALIGEHFSLDVKMAAIESEISADYLALDNRLLIEDVFLADGVTPAKEEIHGGDRDVAGFLQNLNGNELAKTPGLTADITLSYEDILSNGGYILASLQYTYRGDFEQRVFNNPEVDPVDAYDVLNLNVSYDTPDEVWGVDFIVYNLTDEDGINSSMTDVFGVNETGFQYIAPRMVMGRVRYNF, encoded by the coding sequence ATGCACAACAAAACCTTCAAATTGAAGCCAATAGCCGCAGCGTTGGTTGTTTCAAATTTCATCGCGCACGCAGGATATGCTCAAGAGTCATCTTCAGCAGCAAACCCTGAGCCTGCAAGAGCCATTGAAAACATTATCGTGACCGCCGAGAAACGTAGCGAGAGCCTGCAAGACTTATCGCAAGCTGTTACGGCTATGACTGCCGATGATCTTGATAGAAAATACATTTCTTCTTTTGTGGATTTAAGTGCCGTAGCACCGGGTGTCACTGTCGCTAAAAATGAAGGTTTTAAAACAATTATTTCTGTTCGAGGTGTTGGTAACGAAGCAAACCAGAATGCAACAGCCAACCCTTCAGTGTCTTACCATATGGACGGCATTTATATAGCTTCGCCATACGCCCTGCAAACCGACTTTATAGATATTGACCGTATAGAAGTATTACGGGGACCACAAGGCACTCTCTTTGGGCAAAACTCAACAGGTGGTGCAATCAACGTTATCAACACTTTACCTAATTTTACAGACATAGAGGGAAAGGCTGATCTAACCATTGGTAGTTATAATTTACGCAAAGCTCGCGGTACCGTGAATGTACCTATTTCTGACGATTTAGCGATGCGAACTTCATTTAGCGCTGTAGTACAAGACGGTTACACAGACAATGTATACGACGGTCCGAGCGTAACAACACCTGGCGAGACCTATGTAGGTGAAGACCTAGACAATATCGACAACATGTCGTTTCGTACTGATTGGTTATTTAATGCTACAGACGATCTAAGTATTCGTTTTTTAGCACAGATATTCACAGGAGAGTCTAACGGTGCTGGGATTAAAGGCATAGACGATCCCACACCTGGCAATAGAAACTTATCTCAAGATACCGAATCTTCTTATGAATTAGACTCTGAAGTATATGGTTTAATTGCAGAGTGGGATGCAGGTCTAGTTACCATAAAATCGTTAACTAGTTATCAAAAAGATGACATTACTGTGGTGCGTGATAACGATCGTCATTCATTTTTGACCAACCCTGAAATCCAAATTAGCCAGTTCAATCCTGAAAATAATATTCAAACCACCTTCACCCAAGAAATCAATGTTATTTCTAACGAGCCATTATTTGGCAAGTTAGACTGGCTCGTAGGTGTGTTCTATCTAGATACCGATATCGAAATTACTATTCGAGAAGAGCTTGATAAAGGCCGTGACGGTTTCCTCGATGGTTATGAAACAAGTTTTCCTGCAGTATTTGGTGGCGATGTCGGCTTTATTTCTGACTCTAATCCCAAGCGTGAATCAATATCTCTTTATGGTCAAACGACTTATCCACTAAGTGATGATGTTCGTTTAATTACAGGCTTACGTTACACCCATGATGAAGTCAAAAGTACGGTTTCTAACTTTTTTGCTACTGAACCTTCATTTATCAATCCAAAGACCAATGATATTACTGGTCGTTTAGCCGTTGAATGGGACCTCAGTAAAGATGTAATGACATATGCATCTTATACACGAGGTTTAAAACCTGGAGGAAGCAACTTAACATTTTCAGTCGGTGACGATGCGTTAGTAAAAGAGGCATTTGAAGATGAAACTATCAACGCTTACGAGATTGGTTACAAAGCAGATTTAATGAATAGCATGGTACGAACCAATGTAGCTGCCTTTTACTACGACTATACCAACTTACAATTCCAGGCATCTGATTTCAATGAGTTTGGTAGCGGCGTTTCAAACATTCCAGAATCCGAGATTTACGGCGTAGAGTTTGAGATGACAGCCCTAATTGGGGAGCACTTTAGTTTAGATGTGAAGATGGCTGCAATAGAGTCTGAAATATCTGCAGACTATTTAGCCCTTGATAACCGTTTGTTAATTGAAGATGTATTTTTAGCTGATGGTGTAACGCCAGCAAAAGAGGAGATTCATGGTGGCGACAGAGATGTTGCAGGATTTCTACAAAACTTAAATGGCAACGAACTTGCGAAAACCCCTGGCTTAACCGCTGATATTACCTTGTCTTATGAAGATATATTGTCTAATGGTGGATACATACTAGCCAGTCTACAATACACTTATCGTGGTGATTTCGAACAACGAGTTTTCAATAATCCTGAAGTGGATCCTGTTGATGCTTATGATGTGTTAAACCTAAATGTATCCTATGACACGCCTGATGAAGTTTGGGGTGTCGACTTTATAGTTTATAACTTAACAGACGAAGACGGCATTAACTCGTCAATGACTGATGTGTTTGGTGTAAACGAGACTGGTTTTCAGTATATCGCACCGCGTATGGTAATGGGCCGTGTTCGATATAATTTTTAA
- a CDS encoding immunity 22 family protein yields the protein MQTETPQAEEQDQLFNKKNKVSIWASNYPYADIPDEYFEETFFKNNKRAKNTWSANYNIRYFLPEDMETNGSHDGLIDIRDAAGQCSCSSSYIVNLMSKAKKNKLEQVSWIILLFEQEYSAKLSGVANDEYTTFLGAFNYDPYSESLLDEEQVDG from the coding sequence ATGCAAACAGAAACGCCACAAGCCGAAGAGCAAGATCAACTTTTTAATAAAAAAAATAAAGTCTCAATCTGGGCTTCTAATTATCCTTATGCTGATATACCAGATGAATATTTTGAAGAGACCTTTTTCAAAAATAATAAACGCGCTAAAAACACTTGGTCGGCTAATTACAATATTCGGTATTTTTTACCTGAAGATATGGAAACTAACGGTTCTCATGATGGTTTGATTGATATTCGTGATGCTGCTGGTCAGTGTTCTTGTTCAAGTTCTTATATTGTTAATCTTATGAGTAAGGCTAAAAAGAACAAACTAGAACAAGTGAGCTGGATAATTTTATTGTTTGAACAAGAATACAGCGCAAAACTAAGTGGTGTAGCTAATGATGAGTACACCACATTCTTAGGGGCATTTAATTATGATCCCTATAGCGAAAGTTTACTTGATGAAGAACAAGTAGACGGCTAA
- a CDS encoding two-component system response regulator — translation MLKSEQSVLIVDDEPTNLRVLNQILNQSYKLTFAKSGADALRLVEKDRPDLILLDVMMPEMTGYQVCEILKKNDNFKAIPIIFVTALNDTDDEAKGLNLGAVDYIAKPVSAAVVKARVKTHLSLVDAEELRRTRLQVIQRLGRASEYKDNETGMHVMRMSHYSRVLALAYGFSSIQAENLFNAAPMHDIGKIGIPDSIMLKPGKLTDDEFEQMKKHPEIGAEILGESDSDLIALAKVVSLTHHEKWNGTGYPKQLAGEDIPVEGRIVALADVFDALTSVRPYKDAWPVEKAMDFIQSQKGQHFDPQLVDLFAQSLDQVLEIKERWKD, via the coding sequence ATGTTAAAAAGTGAGCAAAGTGTATTGATAGTAGATGATGAACCCACAAATTTACGGGTGTTGAATCAAATATTAAATCAAAGTTATAAACTGACTTTTGCTAAAAGTGGCGCAGATGCTTTACGTCTAGTGGAAAAAGATCGCCCAGACCTTATTTTGTTAGATGTGATGATGCCTGAAATGACAGGTTATCAAGTGTGTGAAATACTGAAAAAAAATGACAATTTTAAAGCTATTCCAATTATTTTTGTCACCGCATTAAATGACACTGATGATGAAGCCAAAGGATTAAATCTTGGTGCGGTTGATTATATCGCTAAACCTGTTTCAGCCGCAGTGGTGAAAGCTAGGGTCAAGACTCATTTATCATTAGTGGACGCTGAGGAATTAAGAAGAACTCGTCTGCAAGTGATTCAACGTCTTGGGCGGGCATCAGAATACAAGGATAATGAAACAGGTATGCATGTGATGCGCATGAGCCATTACTCTAGAGTACTTGCTTTAGCCTATGGTTTTTCAAGTATTCAAGCCGAAAACTTATTTAATGCTGCGCCTATGCACGACATAGGTAAAATTGGAATCCCAGATAGCATTATGCTTAAACCTGGCAAGTTAACCGATGACGAATTCGAGCAGATGAAAAAACATCCTGAAATAGGCGCTGAAATTTTAGGTGAATCGGACTCTGATTTAATTGCTTTAGCTAAAGTTGTGTCATTAACCCATCACGAGAAATGGAATGGCACAGGCTACCCTAAACAACTAGCTGGTGAAGATATCCCTGTTGAAGGTCGTATAGTGGCATTGGCAGATGTATTTGATGCCTTAACCAGTGTTAGGCCTTATAAAGATGCATGGCCTGTAGAAAAAGCGATGGATTTTATTCAAAGTCAAAAAGGGCAGCATTTTGATCCTCAATTAGTTGATTTATTTGCCCAAAGTTTGGATCAAGTTTTAGAAATTAAAGAACGCTGGAAAGATTAA
- a CDS encoding nucleobase:cation symporter-2 family protein: MKANSDILFALEDIPSKSQSITAALQHLMACFVGVITPTLIIGATLGLQAEVPYLISMALFISGVSTFVQAKTFGPVGCGLIAVQGTSFAFVSALLVAGFAIKAKGGSNDEILATMFGICFVGAFIEIIVSQFIDKVKRIITPLTTGIVITTIGVSLIKVGITDLAGGFGSTSFGEVQNLGLGLFVLVLIIGLNISKNPWIRLSAIMMGMLAGSVLAYALGLVSFASVVEQPWFSLPVPFKYGFNFDMDIFLPVALIYFLTALETSGDITANSLFCGLPIKGDSYFKRVKGGVLADGLNSALAAVFNTFPNTTFGQNNAVIQMTGVASRHVGFYIAGIMVLLGLFPIIGGVLQAIPKPVLGGATLVMFATIAVAGIKILSSEPIDRRKSLIIATSFGAGLGVLMVPEAVQGLPGLLKNILSSAVTTAGFTAIIMSLLLPEDKES, translated from the coding sequence ATGAAAGCTAACTCAGATATCTTATTTGCCCTTGAAGATATTCCTAGTAAATCCCAAAGTATTACCGCCGCATTGCAACACCTTATGGCTTGTTTTGTTGGGGTGATCACGCCAACACTTATCATAGGTGCCACACTAGGATTACAAGCTGAAGTGCCTTATTTAATTAGTATGGCATTGTTTATTTCAGGTGTGTCTACTTTTGTACAAGCTAAAACATTCGGCCCAGTAGGCTGCGGTTTGATTGCGGTGCAAGGTACCAGTTTTGCTTTTGTCAGCGCCCTATTAGTAGCAGGCTTTGCGATTAAAGCCAAAGGCGGCAGCAATGATGAAATATTAGCCACTATGTTTGGTATCTGTTTTGTTGGGGCTTTTATCGAGATTATTGTTAGCCAATTTATCGACAAAGTGAAACGCATTATCACTCCGTTAACCACAGGCATAGTGATTACCACAATTGGTGTAAGCTTAATTAAAGTGGGGATCACAGACTTAGCCGGAGGCTTTGGCAGCACTAGCTTTGGTGAAGTACAAAACTTAGGCTTAGGCTTATTTGTGTTGGTGCTAATAATCGGCCTAAATATATCTAAAAACCCTTGGATCAGGCTATCAGCCATTATGATGGGAATGTTAGCAGGCTCAGTGCTAGCTTACGCCTTAGGCTTAGTATCTTTTGCCAGCGTAGTGGAACAGCCTTGGTTTAGTTTACCTGTGCCATTTAAATATGGCTTTAATTTTGACATGGATATCTTTTTACCTGTTGCCCTTATCTATTTTTTAACCGCATTAGAAACCTCTGGCGATATTACCGCTAATAGTCTTTTTTGTGGCCTGCCTATTAAAGGTGATAGTTACTTTAAGCGAGTCAAAGGTGGGGTATTAGCCGATGGTCTAAATTCAGCCCTAGCTGCTGTATTTAATACTTTCCCCAATACCACTTTTGGCCAGAACAATGCGGTGATCCAAATGACAGGTGTCGCCAGTCGTCACGTTGGTTTCTACATTGCTGGGATCATGGTTTTACTGGGCCTGTTCCCTATTATTGGTGGTGTACTGCAAGCTATTCCTAAACCGGTATTAGGAGGAGCAACCTTAGTGATGTTTGCCACTATCGCGGTGGCAGGTATTAAAATACTCAGCAGTGAACCTATTGATAGACGGAAATCACTGATCATAGCCACCTCTTTTGGTGCTGGCTTAGGAGTACTTATGGTGCCTGAAGCGGTACAAGGCTTGCCTGGGCTATTAAAAAACATACTTTCATCAGCTGTTACCACCGCTGGTTTCACAGCTATCATTATGAGTTTATTGCTGCCTGAAGATAAAGAAAGTTAA
- a CDS encoding M3 family metallopeptidase: protein MKLFRSSYSALFCSAFVFLFAPVAVAENTFQRSPEVISENCTSYMATFNQQLSTLVSDPSAATYDSVFQSFDDYMTEFVDEFLHDYLMQNVHTDQAIRKASTDCALKGMALLNELAMNRDLYDRMSAVKTQGLSADKIFTVNYWKQQFESSGIGKPKQVREQIKEVNDDISEIGNTFNQNITKAVESISVNPNRLAGLPQDYLDSHPVDENGLVVITTAYSDITPIEKYAHDASLRKEVAIMKRNRAVAENQPVLMQLLEKRYQLAKLLGHKNFAETNLLGTMVSQPSKVVQFTDKLSAAIKAPVLTEKAMLLAQKQKLTPSTKQVFSWDEAYLSNIIREQYYKLDTKLVREYFDYDKVRDGIIALSEDLFDITIKRSNMASWHTSVEAYEVYENKKLIGNFYLDSHPREGKYTHAAQFGVRLGKKDKTTPAAALVMNFPKGLMEHAQVETFLHEYGHLLHFIFAGQNDIGYSRFQGESDFNEAPSMMLQEWVWNYQTLKRFATNSKGQVIPKALVEKMNEARYLGQALGVATQLTYTAMSFDLYNRDPKDLDLNTFEQDIFNRYSPYGYVDGTYLHTSFGHLNSYGAKYYTYQWSNSIAEELLSRFKKEGLRNKKTANDYRQLILAKTGTKPAAELVKDFLGRDFTVEAYAQKLSKGE from the coding sequence ATGAAATTATTTCGCTCTAGTTATTCTGCATTATTCTGCTCTGCCTTTGTTTTCTTATTCGCCCCCGTTGCTGTAGCCGAAAACACTTTTCAACGCAGCCCTGAAGTTATTAGTGAAAACTGTACAAGTTACATGGCGACCTTTAATCAACAACTCAGCACCCTAGTTTCTGACCCGTCTGCAGCGACTTATGACAGCGTATTTCAGTCTTTTGATGATTATATGACTGAATTTGTTGATGAATTTTTACATGATTATTTAATGCAAAATGTGCACACAGACCAAGCTATTCGTAAGGCCAGTACCGATTGTGCGTTAAAGGGTATGGCCCTACTCAATGAATTAGCGATGAATCGAGACTTGTACGACCGTATGTCAGCTGTTAAAACACAGGGCTTATCTGCGGATAAAATTTTTACAGTTAATTATTGGAAACAACAGTTTGAAAGTTCTGGTATAGGTAAACCTAAACAAGTCAGAGAGCAAATCAAAGAAGTTAATGATGACATCAGCGAAATTGGTAATACTTTCAACCAAAATATTACCAAAGCAGTAGAATCTATTAGCGTAAACCCAAATCGATTAGCTGGATTACCTCAAGATTACCTAGACAGTCATCCTGTGGACGAAAATGGTTTAGTGGTTATCACTACCGCTTATTCTGATATTACGCCTATTGAAAAATATGCTCACGATGCTTCTTTACGCAAAGAAGTGGCAATCATGAAACGTAATCGTGCGGTGGCAGAAAACCAACCTGTGTTAATGCAGCTATTGGAAAAACGTTACCAACTAGCCAAGTTGCTGGGCCACAAAAACTTCGCTGAGACCAATCTGTTAGGCACTATGGTCAGCCAACCATCCAAGGTTGTGCAATTCACCGATAAGCTAAGTGCGGCAATAAAAGCGCCTGTGTTAACAGAAAAAGCTATGTTATTGGCACAAAAACAAAAATTAACCCCAAGCACTAAACAAGTGTTTAGTTGGGATGAGGCTTATTTGAGCAACATCATTAGGGAACAATACTATAAACTGGATACCAAACTGGTAAGAGAATATTTTGATTACGATAAAGTTCGAGATGGCATTATTGCACTTTCTGAAGATTTATTTGATATCACTATCAAACGCTCAAATATGGCTTCTTGGCACACCAGTGTTGAAGCCTATGAGGTGTATGAAAATAAAAAACTCATTGGTAATTTTTATCTCGATTCTCATCCTAGAGAAGGTAAATACACCCATGCGGCACAATTTGGTGTGCGTTTAGGTAAAAAGGATAAAACTACCCCAGCCGCGGCCCTAGTGATGAATTTCCCTAAAGGTTTAATGGAACACGCTCAAGTGGAAACCTTTCTACATGAATACGGGCATTTGCTGCATTTTATTTTTGCCGGACAAAATGATATTGGCTATAGCCGTTTTCAGGGGGAATCTGATTTTAATGAAGCCCCTTCAATGATGTTGCAAGAATGGGTCTGGAATTATCAAACATTAAAACGCTTTGCCACTAATAGCAAAGGCCAGGTTATCCCCAAAGCATTAGTTGAAAAAATGAATGAAGCTCGTTATTTAGGTCAAGCCCTTGGAGTTGCGACTCAGCTAACTTACACGGCTATGTCATTTGACTTGTATAACCGAGATCCAAAAGACTTAGATTTAAACACCTTCGAACAAGATATATTTAATCGGTATTCACCTTATGGTTATGTTGATGGCACTTATTTACACACTTCGTTTGGACATTTAAATAGTTATGGCGCTAAGTATTATACCTACCAGTGGTCAAACTCTATTGCTGAAGAATTATTATCACGCTTTAAAAAAGAAGGTTTACGTAATAAAAAAACAGCGAATGACTATCGCCAGTTAATTTTGGCGAAAACTGGCACCAAACCCGCGGCTGAATTAGTCAAAGACTTTTTAGGCAGAGATTTTACCGTAGAAGCTTATGCTCAAAAATTAAGTAAAGGGGAGTGA
- a CDS encoding nucleoside deaminase, with protein MAEQKPLNSRRTLLRFAGFSLATASIAPLLFTKAKAESDNRPSPPGNDPTAEQMLKHLRQANKVAYETMQNGHHPFGAVLVAADNETVVMEQGNISSVAHAESTLAQRAAKKFSAEELWGMTLYSTAEPCVMCAGTQYWANIGRLVYGMSEHQLLQLTGNNSENPTLDIPSRYVFSKSQKAIRVWGPIDEVVEEIAALHLEFWK; from the coding sequence ATGGCTGAACAAAAGCCGCTTAATAGCCGCAGAACACTACTGCGTTTTGCTGGTTTTTCACTTGCGACTGCTAGCATAGCACCTTTGCTTTTCACCAAGGCGAAAGCGGAATCTGATAACCGGCCAAGCCCACCTGGAAACGATCCTACGGCCGAGCAAATGTTGAAACACCTAAGACAAGCTAATAAAGTCGCTTACGAGACTATGCAAAACGGCCATCATCCCTTTGGTGCGGTATTAGTTGCTGCTGACAACGAAACGGTAGTGATGGAACAAGGCAATATAAGCTCTGTTGCCCATGCTGAGTCGACACTAGCACAACGCGCTGCAAAAAAATTCTCAGCAGAAGAATTATGGGGAATGACTTTATATTCTACCGCTGAACCTTGTGTAATGTGCGCGGGCACACAATATTGGGCAAATATTGGTCGTCTAGTTTATGGTATGTCAGAGCATCAATTATTACAGCTCACCGGCAATAATAGTGAAAATCCCACTTTAGATATTCCAAGTCGATATGTATTTTCTAAAAGCCAAAAAGCCATTCGAGTATGGGGGCCAATTGATGAGGTGGTTGAAGAGATTGCAGCGCTTCATCTTGAGTTTTGGAAGTAA